The stretch of DNA ATTACCAGAGCTGCTAGACAACGGATTAGTCAAATGCCCCTCTCTTCATATTTTTGGTAGCGACCATGGTAAAGACAGGCAGATAGCAAACCAAGCAAGCAGAGAACTAGCCTCGTTATTCGACGATGGTTGCGCTGTTACAATCCAACATGACTCTGGCCATATAATCCCTACTCGATCTCCATATATTGACCAAATTAAGGATTTTCTCCAACGTTTTCTCTAGATGGTTTCCTCTCCTTGGTTTTCATGTATTAGAATATACTTTCTATGAGAATAGTCCCATTTAGAAACATTTTTGTCACTCTTAGGGAGATGGAGGAGGAGACCATAAATGTACAACATATTATAACACTAATTTCCTTAccaattttttctttattttaagtGGTATTTGATTCGGTGTAGTGGAATGAAAATGGTGGTGCAATGGAATGAGAATAGTGATGGTGATTAAATGTAATAGGATCCTAATTAAGAatgttattttgaatttttgatgtttaatttagttttagaatGAGTGGTGTAATTTCTTTTGATAATATAAGTGTAAAAATcatattaaacaaaaaaattgtaagGATCATTTTATTACCATTACATTAAACATGGCACTACAAATTCTCCAAAAACTATCTAAATGAAATGAAGACCATGTGATCTAATTAGGGGCTACACTCTAGTTTTTTGAAAAGCAACAACTCATGGAAACCTTGGTTAGTTTATAGAGTTTTTTTTGCAGTAAAATCTTTCCAATCTACTGAACTAGTAgtaaatttaaggtgtcattCGATTAACTCACTATAGGCTGCTTATGTGTACACTCTTATACACATGTTACATTTATATTAGtatacttaatattattatttcaaaattcattttaaaattaaataatattataaaaataaaaaatattataaattttgaaataatttttatattttttaaaaaataatattaggtgtactAATATAAATTTGATACATGtacaaaaaaatacacataaacagtatatattgaaaataaactataaaaaatgAATAACACTTTAAATTTGCAAGCAATTCAGTAGTTTGATGAGTTTTACCgtcaaaatttaaacttaaaaagttAAATGCAAGTAGAGTAATAGTTGAAAGAGTTTAACCGCAAAATATTCTGATTTATACATTAACTTttggaaaaagataaaagaagTAATAAAAAGTAATGGAAGAATATGTGGTACACTTTTCTAAATGTATTTATGAGTactttttagtttaattttttctttatcaTCATGCacgttttaattatttaatactatttataaatttataaaaattctaaataatttatgatgatgaatataaatcttttttttaaatgaaatataaaatttaaataatttaacacgcgtataaaaaaaaatagtcaaataaaatatttaaatcataaactattcgaaattttttaaaaatatacaaatgaGGTTATAAAACTACAACAaacataatcataaaataaatttaaactaaAAGATTCAATACTAATTTTTGATATAGACTATTTAATTGGTATAAAACATGGTTAAAACCGTTGCCTTAAGCAACTAACTAACTAGTAATTGTTAGGCTTAGAcaaaagaaaagcataaaacagGGAGCTAAGCTGAGCTCTAATAAGTAATAAGTAATAAGAAAAGGGTGATCCAGTAATTTTCTAACAGAAAGGGTTTATGGTCTTCTCTTAATATCTTAAACCCTAAAACTCAACCACAACACTGGAAGCAGATTTGTGTGTGTTCTTGCATCAAAATGCAGATTGCCTTAAGAAAATTATCACAGGGAGCTTCTCTAAAACAGGTACCTCTCCTCAATTCATATAGCTTctggaatatattttagattttttgatTTGCGGATTGAATTACGAATGGGTGTGCTGTTTCAATATTCGAACGCGGTTAGATTTTCTCTTCTTTGATGAATTGTGTTAACGAAGAGGACCAGGATGGTTTAATATTTGTTTGAGTATTATGATGCGTTTCTTTGCTAAATTGATGCacatatatatgtgtttatgtatgTATGTAAGTATAAATTGATgcttatataaatataagtaGGGGATTGTAATTTTGTATGCTGCTGGGCTTCTGTATTTATTTAGTTGATTATAAATTTGGTACTTGCTGTAATCCTTTCTTTGTAGATTTTcatgaaagaaataaaatagtTGATATATTCTTGAAGAAGATTCTTTATCAACTAACTTTAGCTTCGGGTCAATGCGAGTGCTAGTTCTGAAAGTGTGGTCTGGTCTTTCACAAAGTttaaatttatgaatttttcttgATTAGGTTACTATCAGTAAAGAATAGTTGGAAAGTAAGTCTTAAGGGGGAGTTTTTTTCCCCCCCAAATAAGTACACGAAAATGCACCTCTTTCATGAACATGACATGAATAATAGCATAAATTTTAGCTTTGAAACTCCGGTTTTGATCACATTTTGGGTGTTTTCCTATTTATTGATTttacttttttcatttttattcagTCTATCATCTACTGTCGCACTTTTTCTACCAAGAATGTTATTGATATTGGACAACCAACTCCTGCATCGCACCCACAGGTTAGTACTACAAACAACTTTcactatacatacatacatatgcATTGCACACAAACACAGAATCAACTAGCTAAGGACATTGTTCTGGTATAAGGATGATCTGATCTTGTTTCCTTTTCAGTTACTCAAAGAAGGGGAGGTAACACCGGGCATTAGCTCTGAAGAATATGTTTCAAGAAGGAAAAAGTTTCTGGAGCTTCTTCCAGAGAAGAGTTTGGCCATCATTGCAGCTGCCCCTGTGAAGATGATGACTGATGTGGTGCCTTACAATTTTCGACAAGAAGCTGATTATCTATATATGACTGGCTGCCAGCAACCTGGTGGCTTAGCTATTTTAGGCCACGAGTGTGGATTCTGCATGTTCATGCCTGATGCAATTCCTCATGTATAGAACTATATTGGTTTTTTGTAGTGCATGCAAAATGCATATTGTACACAAATGAAGCACTAAGTTTAAGggtcttttttccttttctttaggATATTATCTGGCAAGGGAAAGTTGCTGGTGTTGATGATGCCTTGGAAACATTCAAGGCTGAAAAAGCATATCCAATGCGCAAATTAAGAGAGGTAAGCAGATTCTTTAAAATCTTAGCGCAGCCCCTCTTCCCATGTTTCAATGCCACTTTAGCTAAAATAAATTGACACTCGACTCTAATATCAGAATACATAAAGTTGTCACTTTCGCAAATTTAGCTGTTGTGATTCTCTTATGAGTTCCTCCATTGACCATTACTCAAGATTGTGTCAAAAGGCAGAAAAGCTTTATTTTCTAAGTTGATCATTGCAGTGATCTGATAAGCATCATGCAGGTGCTTAATTTAAAGCGagcaatattattaattatatgctTTCGACTGTGAAGTAACCTTTTCAAAATCAAACTATCACCTGACCACTTCTAGTAAGCCTTTCTCATGCATTTATACTTATCTCACTTTCTATTACTGACTGCAGATACTGCCAGATATGATAAAGGGATCGTCCACATTGTTCCACAATGTCCATACAGCCATACCAGCATATATGAATTTGGAGCCTTTCCAAAAAGCTGCAGACACTGGAAAGGTTAAAGATGTGGCATGTATCACCCATGAGTTACGGCTGATAAAATCACCTGCAGAACTTAAGTTAATGAGGGAATCTGCATCAATTGCTTGCCAGGTACTATTTACAATACCTTTTCCTAATCAGGCTCATGTGGAATCGTGTTCTCATaaattatttctaaatattactCGAATTATTCCTTCATTCATTTATACTTAATAATTATACTGGGCTTGGATAGGCTCTCCTGCAGACAATGCTTCACTCTAAGATGTATCCTTGTGAGAGTATCCTATCAGCAAAATTTGAATACGAATGCAGGATAAGAGGTGCTCAAAGAATGGCGTAAGTATTTGTATATAGTCGGATCCCACAAATGTTACTTAAATTCTAGCCATGCCCATCTTATTTTGTAATTAGAAGTGTTTGTGGTAGACCTGGTGGTCAATGATTATATGATGGAATATTGTTTATAATGCCAATAACTGTAGTTTCATGCAAGATTGTCATTTTCCTTTTCCACATGATCAGGTTTAACCCTGTTGTTGGTGGTGGACCTAATGCAAGTGTTATACATTATTCTCGAAATGATCAGAAAGTGAGTCCATACAAATTGTCATTTACTATTTTTGGTTTCAAATCTACTTAGCTAGACAAATTGTCCACTTTTCAAACACTGCTAAGTGCTATAATATCGTGCAGATCAAAGATGGGGATCTTGTTTTGATGGATGTTGGGTGTGAGTTGCATGGTTATGTCAGTGATCTTACTCGTACTTGGCCACCCTGTGGTAGCTTTTCCTCTCCTCAAGTATGGACAACTTGACATTTCTTTGGCACtctgtttgtttttttaatcTCATTCTCCATAAAGTAATATGTATGTGTATCTGTTGTTCCCCTTCATTAATGTTGAATGCACTGgtacaatttttaaatttttttatctcTTTGGCTTCTTCTGTACACTTCACAGATATGGTTTccctctctgtttttttttattcattctttctttttccttttcagGAAGAACTTTATGACCTTATTTTGCAAACAAACAAGGAATGCCTGAAGCTTTGCAAACCGGGTGCTAGTATTCGACAAATACACAACTATTCGGTACATgccctcttttattttatattttgtgaggGTAAGAGTGGCAATGGATGGTGGCTGTGATTGTGTTTTCCTCGCTttatcatctctctctcttagTTGTCTATCTCTCTGTCTATCGAATTAGATAATTGTTGAAACTGTGTCCATTGCTTGCACAGGTTGAAAAACTGCGCAAAGGACTCAAGGAGATTGGAATCTTGCAAAGAGAAGCAAGCAGTTCATATCATATGCTGAACCCAACTTCTATAGGTTCTCTTTTCATATCCCTTGACATATGTTTGTTCCTGTATGACTAATGCTATGAGTGTTATGCTTGAAACTATGGCCATTTTCATAGAGCTCATTGATTTAATTACCATTTAGGTCAAACTACTGGAAATTATGATTGGTGATGATTTGTTTTTCCTTGTTGTCTAGGCCACTATTTAGGGATGGATGTTCATGATTGTTCTAATATCAGCTATGACCGTCCCTTGAAACCGGGTGTTGTAAGTGTTCTTTGTTATCACTGAACACTACTTTTTCAAAATGTTTCTAGTTTGTATCTATTTTCCTCTGCGGCATACTGTCTCCATGGTTTTATGGTATGCCAATATCTTTACTTACCTGAATGCTGAATGTTTATGTTGAACGTACTTAGCTGCGGCGTTGTGTTTTTACTTtgacaaaattttattattattgcccAGGTGATAACAATTGAACCGGGAGTCTATATTCCATCTTATTTTGGTGGTTCAGAAAGGTATTTTTAGCTTAATCATTTTTACTTTATGAGATTGGACTCAGGTCTGTCATGATGTATCATTGTAAGTCCTTCAACTACAAATGAGCAAAGGAAAATGTCTCACTCAATCTCAAATAGGTCCAATACTGTCATGATTATCTTGGCTTACCCGTCTTACTATGGATGTTATCAAAAGTTGATTTCTAATATTGAATAATCATCTCTCACCAAAGTAATCCTAACTGTAAATTTCTGACCTTTACTTGAACAAGATCTGTTCTATAGGCTTATACAtctgttttctaattttcttgaGGGGCTGTTTGGTATTGCGGTATAGGGAGGAGTGGGAATGGGAATCTGAAAGTTTACCATGTTTGTTTACGGTTTTCAATTTTTAGAAAATCTTAACTGTAAAATTAGATCCAGTGTTAGGTGCTATGTGGTAGATCAATCTTTATGAGGACCTTATATATACTCTACATTTGGCTTTGAATGTTCCAAGGGACGATGGAAGTTAATGCATTAAGGGTTTGTTATGAAATGCAGGCATCAAGGCATTGGGATAAGAATTGAGGATGAGGTTCTCATCACAGAATCAGGATATGAGGTAGACACATGCTTGttctaaaagaaaaatatttaaatggccttttgtagtttatttttttttcgataaCTGAGACAATTCTGAATTTCCACTAATTTTAACTATGGGGAAATTTATTTCATTTGGTAATTCACAACAAACTTGTTGAATCCAGGTACTAACGGGGTCAATTCCGAAAGAGATTAAACAGATCGAGACCTTGCTAAACAACTTTGGAAACGGAATGAAGGTTGGAATGGAGAACCAAATGTGAGAATTGATTTCCAATTGATTCATTCATTCTCCATGCAACTTAACTTAGCCAAGAAGAAAGGGTTATTTTGTTGGTGAGTGGTTCTTACACAGAATGTGTTACAGTACACATGTTTCATCCCCAAACCAAGGCAGAAGTCATTCATTTGTCAAATGCATTTTCATTTCATCTGCACATATTATTGCTCTATAACCTTCTGGTCAGGTGGGTCTACTTCAATTTGTAACTGTCAGCTCTAAAATTTCCCATTTTTTGGGATATTTTGATTTCATTGCATTGCATACTTATAATAGATAAACATTACAAAAGAACATATAGCAAATAAAGCTTATAAAAAGGCATCATTTGTGTCCGGATTCAACTTGTTTCTTCTATAGATAAACAAAATCTATGTGTATTGTGGACACATTGAGCAAAAGTTCATAAATAACAAgtttaatataaattcacaTACCCATTTCTTTTCAGCCACAAAAAACTTAAAACCTTGAAAATTTTGACTTTCTCTACCTATTTCTACAACATACTTGTGGTAAGGCCCTTGCTTCATAGAAATTTGTTcatcattttaaaaataattttgaaaattgctCAAATGGTATTATTTTTGGGTttgatgaagagagaaaatagataacAGAAGAATATGGATATTTTTGAGATGGTGTAAAgtgttaagttttattttaattttggtgtTAATTTATGTTATAAAAGACAAATTCCCCTATACGTATATAATTATATAGGCACCAAAAGTATAGAAAACTTATTTAAAGGGTCGTTCTGGTAGATTTATTTGGAAAAagttttagtctaatttttttttatgataatcTTAACTATTTaggattatttataaattttttaaaaaatttcgaataatttacaatgACGAAAATACGGTTTAAATTGTTACTTACCAtatgtataagaaaaaatagTCGCGTCGTATAacaaaatatgtaaattttattttttgtattataaattattcaaaaaattttaaaaatttacaaataattctaaataactataatatacattagtatgaaaaaattaaatcaaaatttttgTTATATGCCGAAATAGATAAAGGGTGTACCTTTTAGGAGTTAGAGTAGACTTAcccaaaataatataatcatatattataaagttccgaaaaaaaaaaaacatggccgaaaaaaacaaagaaaagagaATAATTATTACTTCTAACCTTTTTCACCATTAAAAGAAAGTAATACATGTACAAGAATTGaccaatttttttctttatccCAAACATCTCTCTGTAATCTTTGTTTTAACCACTTTTAACAGTCTTAAGATTAGGGATTTAAGGCAAGATTatcttaaaatttatattata from Cannabis sativa cultivar Pink pepper isolate KNU-18-1 chromosome 2, ASM2916894v1, whole genome shotgun sequence encodes:
- the LOC115721342 gene encoding intermediate cleaving peptidase 55, mitochondrial; the protein is MQIALRKLSQGASLKQSIIYCRTFSTKNVIDIGQPTPASHPQLLKEGEVTPGISSEEYVSRRKKFLELLPEKSLAIIAAAPVKMMTDVVPYNFRQEADYLYMTGCQQPGGLAILGHECGFCMFMPDAIPHDIIWQGKVAGVDDALETFKAEKAYPMRKLREILPDMIKGSSTLFHNVHTAIPAYMNLEPFQKAADTGKVKDVACITHELRLIKSPAELKLMRESASIACQALLQTMLHSKMYPCESILSAKFEYECRIRGAQRMAFNPVVGGGPNASVIHYSRNDQKIKDGDLVLMDVGCELHGYVSDLTRTWPPCGSFSSPQEELYDLILQTNKECLKLCKPGASIRQIHNYSVEKLRKGLKEIGILQREASSSYHMLNPTSIGHYLGMDVHDCSNISYDRPLKPGVVITIEPGVYIPSYFGGSERHQGIGIRIEDEVLITESGYEVLTGSIPKEIKQIETLLNNFGNGMKVGMENQM